The Solibacillus sp. FSL W7-1464 genome contains a region encoding:
- a CDS encoding glycerophosphodiester phosphodiesterase — protein sequence MKILAHRGYSANYPENTIIAFQEAAKLDIWGVEFDVHLTKDNQLVVIHDESIDRTSTGKGYVKDMTLEELRAFDYGSWFAPEFAGQTIPTLAETLAIFKSTPFHINIEIKSDIFEYPGIEALIANEIHNFNLEDRVIISSFNHESIARFQQIMPNVKTALLFASLIVNLEEYVKTLGSDAIHIPYYYGMRSIVRQAIKNGMTVRTYTVNDARVARQIGSLGIDAVFSDVVNL from the coding sequence ATGAAGATTCTCGCTCACCGTGGCTACAGTGCCAACTACCCCGAAAATACAATAATTGCTTTTCAGGAAGCTGCAAAGTTGGATATTTGGGGCGTTGAATTTGATGTCCATTTAACAAAGGACAACCAGTTAGTCGTTATTCATGATGAGTCAATTGACCGTACATCAACAGGGAAAGGCTATGTGAAGGATATGACCCTGGAAGAGCTGCGGGCATTCGATTATGGCTCATGGTTTGCACCGGAGTTTGCTGGTCAGACAATTCCTACATTAGCGGAAACATTAGCCATTTTTAAATCAACCCCGTTCCACATCAATATCGAGATAAAGTCGGATATTTTTGAGTATCCCGGCATTGAAGCGCTCATTGCTAATGAAATTCATAACTTTAATTTAGAAGACCGGGTCATTATTTCTTCCTTCAATCATGAAAGTATTGCGCGTTTCCAGCAAATCATGCCAAATGTGAAAACCGCACTGCTATTTGCTTCGCTTATTGTAAACTTAGAGGAGTATGTCAAGACGCTTGGCTCGGATGCTATACATATCCCCTATTACTACGGGATGCGTTCCATTGTTCGGCAAGCGATTAAAAACGGAATGACCGTCAGAACATATACAGTAAATGATGCAAGAGTAGCTCGGCAAATCGGATCACTTGGTATTGATGCTGTGTTTTCCGATGTAGTAAACCTATAA
- a CDS encoding excalibur calcium-binding domain-containing protein, whose translation MKKYISGLLMGAVLISGFSFSAIEAEAATKVKAVAYKNCTELNKVYKGGVAKDAKTTNKGGKTKYKPFVSAELYKLNEKSDRDKDGIACEK comes from the coding sequence ATGAAAAAGTATATTTCAGGATTATTAATGGGCGCTGTTTTAATTAGCGGTTTCTCGTTTTCTGCAATTGAAGCAGAGGCAGCCACAAAAGTAAAAGCAGTAGCTTATAAAAATTGTACTGAATTAAATAAGGTATATAAAGGCGGCGTTGCAAAAGATGCGAAAACAACGAACAAAGGCGGCAAAACAAAATATAAACCTTTCGTATCAGCGGAGCTTTACAAATTAAATGAGAAAAGTGACCGTGATAAGGACGGGATTGCTTGCGAAAAATAG
- a CDS encoding enoyl-ACP reductase FabI produces MDLLQLKGKNIVVMGVANERSIAWGIAKRLFDVGANVIFTYRKERSKGKIEKLLTNYEEHNATVIECDVNSDESIEKAFNQIGEQFKVIHGIIHSVAFAHAEDLHNRFVETTRDGYAFAQDTSAYSLIAVTKAAKPYMTEGGSIVTMSYLGAQRVLDGYNVMGVAKAALEASMRYLAADVGADNIRVNAISAGAIRTLAAKGVPSFNQILHKIEETSPLKRNTNQEEVADMTIVMLSHLSRGVTGETIYIDSGYNIMG; encoded by the coding sequence ATGGATTTATTGCAATTAAAAGGGAAAAATATTGTCGTAATGGGTGTTGCCAATGAGCGAAGTATTGCTTGGGGCATCGCAAAACGACTATTTGATGTCGGAGCAAATGTAATCTTCACATATCGTAAAGAACGTTCAAAAGGAAAAATCGAAAAGCTTTTAACAAATTATGAAGAACACAATGCAACTGTTATTGAATGTGATGTAAACAGCGACGAAAGCATTGAAAAAGCGTTCAATCAAATCGGTGAGCAGTTTAAAGTAATTCATGGCATTATCCATTCTGTTGCCTTCGCACACGCCGAAGACCTGCACAACCGATTCGTCGAAACAACACGTGACGGCTATGCCTTTGCACAAGATACAAGTGCCTATTCGCTGATCGCTGTAACAAAAGCTGCAAAACCTTATATGACAGAAGGCGGTTCTATCGTAACGATGTCGTATTTAGGTGCACAGCGTGTTCTTGACGGCTACAATGTAATGGGCGTTGCCAAAGCTGCACTGGAAGCTTCGATGCGCTATTTGGCAGCCGATGTCGGTGCAGATAATATTCGTGTAAATGCCATTTCTGCCGGTGCCATTCGTACATTGGCAGCAAAAGGAGTTCCAAGCTTCAATCAGATTCTGCATAAAATCGAAGAAACATCTCCGTTAAAACGCAACACAAACCAGGAAGAAGTAGCTGACATGACAATCGTGATGTTAAGCCACCTATCCCGAGGTGTGACAGGCGAAACGATTTATATCGATAGCGGTTATAATATTATGGGTTAG
- a CDS encoding ferredoxin — MPKYTIVDKDTCIACGACGAAAPDIYDYDDEGIAFVILDDNMGTTEVPEDLLEDMQDAFEGCPTDSIKVADETFDGDSLKFE; from the coding sequence ATGCCAAAATATACTATCGTAGATAAAGATACTTGTATCGCTTGTGGCGCTTGTGGCGCTGCTGCACCGGATATTTATGATTATGATGATGAAGGAATCGCTTTCGTTATTTTAGATGATAACATGGGTACTACTGAAGTTCCAGAAGATCTACTAGAAGATATGCAAGATGCATTTGAAGGCTGTCCAACAGACTCTATTAAAGTTGCGGATGAAACATTTGACGGCGACTCATTAAAATTCGAATAG
- a CDS encoding multidrug ABC transporter ATPase — protein MQNNNRKKNNDPPQHNSPISQAASLEIIAGLFATLAEGISTIAAAMALQEVQQQANNQANTDIEIQQIQEQLYYLTKEVKKITKALNI, from the coding sequence TTGCAAAATAATAATCGAAAGAAAAATAATGACCCCCCACAGCATAATTCACCGATAAGTCAGGCAGCTTCCCTTGAAATAATAGCCGGTTTATTCGCCACATTAGCCGAAGGAATTTCGACAATTGCAGCTGCTATGGCCTTACAAGAAGTTCAGCAACAAGCTAATAATCAAGCCAATACTGATATCGAAATACAACAAATACAAGAACAGCTTTATTACTTAACAAAAGAAGTGAAGAAAATCACGAAGGCATTAAACATATAA
- a CDS encoding helix-turn-helix domain-containing protein, with product MLFQQILLKILHTFKQERTISAAFHLLKGKRSGQTIHDVGLYNLHQYFGLLPKLSRNNYDEHIDILFAGNSIVIEENGYYSMTESGKEIASKPLPVSFDSWNYRGNEHLFFSRLSLVVQSLSYQLNQKKAFIPIEKNEQIQQWVRGFLIRHHYQKQQLQQLLYTEMKSSLSQLTVEDHIKDFLMYRLTGYNEPGLTWQQLAIGYEMQEIDVQLLYISGLHSWLNELFDGESRYPLLNDMVQDIRVESLLTTSASATAKLYRSGRTIEEISHIRRLKISTIEDHIVELAMNEVNFSIEPFVTTEQQRQILAAVEDYETKRLKNLKEILPHLSYFQLRLTLAKGAAT from the coding sequence ATGCTATTCCAACAAATTCTTTTGAAAATTTTACATACCTTCAAGCAAGAACGCACCATTTCGGCCGCATTTCACCTGTTAAAGGGGAAACGGTCAGGGCAGACGATTCACGATGTAGGATTATATAATTTGCATCAGTATTTTGGCCTTCTACCAAAACTATCCCGTAATAATTATGATGAACACATCGATATATTATTTGCAGGGAATTCAATAGTGATAGAAGAAAACGGTTATTACAGTATGACGGAAAGCGGAAAGGAGATTGCATCCAAACCACTTCCGGTATCGTTTGACAGTTGGAACTACCGTGGAAACGAGCATTTATTTTTTTCTCGACTTTCACTTGTTGTGCAAAGCTTATCCTATCAGCTCAATCAAAAAAAAGCGTTCATACCTATTGAAAAAAATGAGCAGATACAACAATGGGTAAGGGGATTTTTAATTCGGCATCACTATCAAAAACAGCAGCTGCAACAGTTGCTCTATACTGAAATGAAAAGTAGTCTGTCACAGCTGACGGTAGAAGACCATATAAAAGACTTCCTTATGTATCGACTTACAGGCTACAATGAACCAGGATTAACGTGGCAACAACTCGCGATTGGCTATGAAATGCAAGAAATAGATGTCCAGCTGCTTTATATAAGCGGGCTCCATTCATGGCTAAATGAACTATTTGACGGGGAATCCCGGTATCCGTTGTTAAATGATATGGTGCAGGATATCCGTGTTGAAAGTTTGTTGACTACCTCTGCAAGTGCTACTGCAAAGTTATACAGAAGTGGACGTACGATTGAGGAAATTAGTCATATTCGACGTTTAAAAATAAGTACGATTGAAGATCATATCGTCGAACTCGCGATGAATGAGGTAAACTTTTCTATAGAACCATTCGTTACAACAGAACAACAACGGCAAATTTTAGCTGCGGTAGAAGATTACGAGACGAAACGCTTGAAAAACTTGAAGGAAATATTGCCGCATTTGAGTTATTTTCAATTGCGGTTAACATTAGCGAAAGGAGCGGCAACATGA
- a CDS encoding RecQ family ATP-dependent DNA helicase, giving the protein MNLQQALKQHFGYESFRPGQEEIIGNIIAGKDVVAILPTGMGKSLCYQLPGYLFQKPVLIVSPLLSLMQDQVDQLKQMGEKRVVALNSFLTVDQKRYALHFLEEYRFIFASPEMLLQPQVKARIQNMELSLIVADEAHCISQWGFDFRPDYLRIGEILSESNRPPILALSATATDTVLADIQSYLKMNSPFHYMHAVNRENIHLVKKLFSAREEKSEWIFEHVKNTAGPGIIYTQSRSKAEAISLQLLQKNISAAAYHAGKEAQDRQFIQQQFLAGQLEWIVATNAFGMGVHKENVRQVIHETMPATLSNYMQEIGRAGRDGKKAVAILLYCEGDEQFAKFIASEDLPKNIHVDRFTEVMAAGEQPQSLLASGEMSEVVFRVLSYWLARESAQEVKSRMLKLQIKKFEEVQLVLKLIEHAECMRKQVVQYFGQQLTKQQENCCSNCGIELSQLVEERDPSRKTIKMTNWQHRLEKILL; this is encoded by the coding sequence ATGAATTTACAACAGGCCTTAAAGCAACACTTCGGCTATGAATCTTTCCGTCCGGGGCAGGAAGAGATTATCGGAAATATTATCGCGGGCAAAGACGTTGTCGCCATTTTACCGACCGGTATGGGGAAATCTCTCTGTTACCAGCTACCGGGATATTTATTTCAAAAACCAGTGCTTATTGTCTCACCGCTTTTATCGCTCATGCAAGATCAGGTCGATCAGCTAAAGCAAATGGGGGAAAAACGGGTCGTTGCACTGAATTCTTTTTTAACGGTGGATCAGAAGAGATATGCACTTCATTTTTTGGAAGAGTACCGGTTTATTTTCGCCTCTCCGGAAATGCTGTTGCAACCTCAAGTAAAAGCAAGAATTCAAAACATGGAACTTTCTCTCATTGTCGCCGACGAAGCGCATTGTATTTCTCAGTGGGGTTTTGATTTCCGTCCGGACTATTTGCGGATTGGAGAAATATTATCGGAATCGAACCGTCCGCCAATACTGGCATTATCTGCCACAGCTACAGACACCGTATTGGCTGATATCCAATCCTATTTGAAAATGAATTCACCTTTTCACTATATGCATGCTGTAAACAGAGAAAATATTCATCTAGTAAAAAAGCTCTTTTCAGCGCGTGAGGAGAAGAGTGAATGGATTTTCGAACATGTTAAAAATACAGCCGGTCCGGGCATTATTTATACACAATCCAGGTCGAAAGCAGAAGCGATCAGTTTACAGCTTTTGCAGAAAAATATTTCGGCGGCTGCTTATCACGCCGGTAAGGAAGCACAGGACCGTCAGTTTATACAGCAGCAATTTTTAGCGGGTCAGCTTGAATGGATTGTTGCGACAAATGCGTTTGGTATGGGTGTCCATAAAGAGAACGTCCGTCAAGTCATTCATGAAACAATGCCTGCAACACTATCAAATTATATGCAGGAAATCGGCCGGGCAGGTCGTGATGGTAAGAAAGCCGTCGCTATTTTATTATATTGTGAGGGCGATGAGCAATTTGCAAAATTTATTGCATCAGAAGATTTGCCGAAAAACATTCATGTGGACAGGTTTACCGAAGTAATGGCAGCAGGTGAACAGCCGCAGTCATTACTTGCAAGTGGAGAAATGTCAGAAGTGGTTTTTCGTGTATTAAGTTATTGGCTGGCACGTGAATCGGCTCAGGAGGTAAAGAGCCGGATGCTGAAATTGCAGATTAAGAAATTTGAAGAAGTCCAGCTCGTATTAAAGCTTATTGAGCATGCGGAATGTATGCGTAAGCAAGTAGTTCAATACTTTGGTCAACAATTAACAAAGCAGCAGGAAAATTGTTGTTCCAACTGTGGGATCGAACTTTCTCAACTTGTGGAGGAGCGAGATCCATCAAGAAAAACGATTAAAATGACCAATTGGCAACATCGCCTCGAGAAAATATTGTTATAA
- a CDS encoding LysM peptidoglycan-binding domain-containing protein, with product MTKEDYREKVEEHRQEIDLHNESGTKMSRVSRHRKKNGKKQTNPIMTVLTVVLIFIPLVILAYVWLIYEPKTSAIENVNVDKKDDLVVEIQKQDPKTQPSATNDDEEKEETKDDNTAEVDEAKAEKAKLAAEEAKKAEARIASEKAAKEAAEIKKAEEAQKVAAAKAKEQEAKKKAAQEAAKGQQKTHTVQSTDNLYRIALKYYGNGSTEYVNKIKAANNLSSDSIATGQVLVIVP from the coding sequence ATGACAAAAGAAGATTACCGGGAAAAGGTAGAGGAGCATCGTCAAGAGATTGACCTACATAACGAGTCAGGTACAAAAATGTCACGTGTTAGCCGACATCGAAAGAAAAACGGAAAAAAACAAACAAATCCAATAATGACGGTCTTAACAGTTGTCTTAATTTTTATTCCTTTAGTTATTTTAGCTTATGTGTGGTTGATCTATGAACCGAAAACATCAGCAATTGAAAACGTAAACGTGGATAAGAAGGACGATTTGGTAGTGGAGATTCAAAAGCAGGATCCGAAAACACAGCCATCTGCTACGAACGATGACGAAGAAAAAGAAGAAACAAAGGATGACAATACAGCCGAAGTGGATGAGGCTAAAGCAGAAAAAGCAAAATTAGCTGCTGAAGAAGCGAAAAAGGCAGAGGCACGAATCGCAAGTGAAAAAGCAGCAAAAGAAGCAGCGGAAATCAAAAAGGCGGAAGAAGCCCAGAAGGTAGCGGCGGCTAAAGCGAAAGAGCAGGAAGCAAAGAAAAAAGCTGCTCAGGAAGCGGCTAAAGGACAGCAAAAAACACATACTGTCCAATCGACTGACAATCTATACCGCATTGCATTAAAGTACTACGGTAACGGTAGTACGGAATATGTCAATAAAATAAAAGCTGCCAACAATCTATCATCCGACAGTATTGCAACGGGGCAAGTATTAGTAATTGTTCCATAA